CAACCTCGTCGCCATGTCGAACACCTCCGGCACGGCCGTGGCGGCTGGCTGCGAGCGCATCGCGGCCCGCCTCCGCGCCGACGCAGGGGACCTCGCCACCGCGAGAGCGGAGCGCGCGGGTGTCCTCATCGCCATTCCACTGACCGCCTTCTTCCTCCCGGCCTTCTTCGTTCTGGGGCTCGCGCCCGTTGTGATCGGCCTGGCCGGGAAGCTCACCTAACCTCATCGTCCGACTCCTAGGGAGGATTCTCATGTCCCGTTTCACCTCACCAATCACCTCACTGTTTTCTCATCTTTCGGCGCACGTGACCGTTCGACTGGCCACTGTCACCAACGACCGCGGGATGAGCACCATCGAATATGCATTTGGTTCACTGGCCGCCGCCGCCCTCGCCGGGGTGCTGTACATGGTGGTCAACGGCAACGGGGTCGTCAGCGCCATCGAAGGCGTCATCACCGACGCCTTGAGCAACACGCCGGGCTAATGCTTCGCGACGACCACGGTTCCGTCACCGTCGAGGCGGCGCTGTCCCTGTCGGTCCTTGTCACGGTTGCCGCGGCGATCATCGGCGGGATTGCGACGCTGGCCGCATACATCGGTGCCGTGGACGTCGCCGGGGCTGCGGCGCGCGCCCACGCGATTGGGGTGGACTACGAGCCCCCGCGCGGTGCCGTCAGCGTCTCCGAGGACGCAGGAGTCGTCAGCGTCACCGCCACCGTTCCCGCGGCGCTGTTCGAGATCTCGTCGACGGCGCGTTACCCGGTGGAGTACCGCTGATGCGGCGCGCGCACGCGAATGACGAGGGCTACGCCACGGTCATGTCGGTGGGCATCATCGCCGCCGTCGTCAGTCTCATGCTCGTCGTGGTCGGCGCCGGGGCGCAGGTGGCCTCTTCCCACCGTGCGCGCAACGCCGCGGACCTTGCCGCCGTGGCGGGGGCCACCGCGTTCTACGAGGGCGCCGACGCCTGCGGGGCGGCGGCGATGACGGCCGAGCTTAACGGCGCCCGCGTCGACAGTTGCGAGCTGCGCGAGCCCGACGTGCTCGTGGAGGTCAGCGTTGGTCGCTCGCGCGCCCAGGCGCGCGCGGGCCCCCTGTGACGCCCGGGCCGGCTTCGGAGGCGGTCATGGCGCACAGCCCGCCCAGAAGCTTCAGCGCGGCGGCCTTGTCGAGCGGCTGGTTGCCGTTGCCGCACTTGGGTGACTGGACGCAGGAGGGGCACCCCGCTTCGCAGGCACAGGAGCGCACGGCCTCGTAGGTTGCGGCGATCCACTCGGCGAAGCGCCTGTAGCCTTCGTCGGCGAAGCCGGCGCCGCCGGGGTGGCCGTCGTAGACGAACACGGTGGGCAGCAGGGTGTCCTGGTGCAGCGCCGTGGACACGCCGCCGATGTCCCACCGGTCACAGGTGGCCAGAAGCGGCAGCAGGCCGATCGCGGCGTGCTCCGCGGCGTGCAGCGCGCCGGGGATCTCGGCGGCGGAAATGCCCATCGCGTCGAGCGCGAGCGGGTCGACGGTGTAGGCCACGGCGCGGGTGACTAGGCGCTGCTCGGGCAGGTCGAGGGGGATGTGCTCGGAGACGGAGCCGTCGGCCAGCCGGACGACGTAGCCCGTTACTCGGTCAACCACCTCCACGTCGAGGTTGGCCACCCATAGCCCCGGCGCCGGGTTGACCCGCGCAGACGCCTCCCCGAGGACGGTGATCGAGGTGGTGGAGCGGGCCTGGGTGGAGTAGTCCGGCAACTCGGGCCGGGCGAGGGCGACGTAGTCATCGAGCTCGAGGGATTCGATGACGAAGTGTTCGCCCTGGTGGATGTAGACGGCGCCGTCGTGGACTTGGCTCATCGCCCGGGCCGCGTCGACGGTGCCGAGCAGGCGCCCGTCGGTGACGTCGACGATCATCACCTCGGAGCCCGAGCCGCCCCGCAGGGACACTGAGGCGTGAGCGCTTTCTGGTGTCAGCTCGCCGTCCAGCTGCGGCACCGCGAACCACCTGCTGCCGCGGGCGCGCAGGTAGCCGCCCTGGGCGAGCTCGGCGACGACGGCCTCGGCGCCGAAGGCGGCCACGTCCGCGGCGGTCAGCGGGCGCTCCACGGCTGCGCAGTAGATGTGGCCGCGCAGGATGAACGGATTGGAGGGGTTGAACACGCTGTTTTCCACCGGCTTGCCCACGAGCGCGGCGGGGTGGTTGACCAGGTAGGTGTCCATGGGCTCGTCGCGGGCGACCATGACCGCGACAGACGCCTGGCCGCGCCGGCCGGCGCGGCCCGCCTGCTGGCGGAAGGAAGCCACGGTGCCGGGGAAGCCCGCCATCACCACGGCGTCCAACCCGCCGACGTCGATGCCCAGCTCAAGCGCATTGGTGGTGGCCAGGCCCACCAGGTCGCCCTCGTCGAGGGCGCGCTCGAGGCGGCGCCGGTCCTCGGCGAGGTAACCGGCGCGGTACGAGGCGACGCGCTGGGCGAAGTCCGCGCGGCCCGCGGCGACGAGGTCTTCCTGCGCGCGCATGGCCACGAGCTCAGCGGCGCGCCTGGAGCGCACGAAGGCCAAGGTTCTGGCCCCGGATTGCACGAGGGCGGACAGGAGGGAGGCGGCCTCGGTGGTGGCGGCGCGGCGCACCGGTGCGCCGTTTTCTCCCTCTGCTCCCTCGATGAAGCCCGGCTCCCACAGGGCGAGGGTGCGCGCGCCGGTCGGCGCCCCGTCCTCGGTGACGGCGACGACGGGGCGCCCGGCCAGGCGGGATGCCTGGCCCGCGGGGTCGGCGGCGGTGGCCGAGGCGAAGATCAGGGTGGGCGTGGAGCCGTAAGCTGCGGCCAGGCGCAGCAGGCGGCGCACGGTCAGGGCCACGTTCGCGCCGAACACGCCCCGGTAGACGTGGCATTCGTCGACGACGACGTAGCGCAGGTGGCGCAGCAGCCGCGCCCACCGCGCGTGGTTGGGCAGGATGCCGGAGTGGAGCATGTCGGGGTTGGTGAAGACGAAGCGGCTGCCGTCGCGGATCGCGGGCCGTGCCTCGGCGGGGGTGTCGCCGTCGTAGGGGGCGGGGTTGGTGCCCGCCGGGGCAAGGGCGCTGACGGCGTGCAGCTGGTCCGAGCCGAGCGCCTTGGTGGGGGTGAGGTAGAGCGCGCAGGCGGTCGGCTCGTGCGCGAGGGTGGTCAAAACGGGCAGCTGGTAGCCCAGGGACTTGCCGGAGGAGGTACCGGTGGCCACCACGACGTCGCGGCCCTCCCAGGCGAGTTGTGCGGTGCGCGCCTGGTGGATGTAGGGGCGGGTGATGGAGGCGTCGATAAGCGTGCGTTTGAGCCTCTCGTCAACCCACGAGGGCCACTCGGCCCAGCGGGCGGGGGTCGCCACGGTGTGTTCCACGTGGGTGATGCGGGAGGAGGGGAGGCGTCGGCGCAGCGTATCGACGATTTCCGTGCCGAAACTCTGGTCCTGGTTGGACATGCGTTTTACCCCCGGTTGGAACAGCGGATCCGTAAAGTATGCCATCCTGGCCCTCCCCGGCAATAATTTCGTGGCACAATGAGCACGGTCACAGAATCTTTGTGCGCCTCAGCAAGGTGCTCGTGAGTTTTTGTTGCGCGGGCGCCAGGTCCTTTCAGGCCTGGTGAACGAGAGACCATTCGTTGCCAGCAATTTTTTGAAAGGTACGCACCATGGCTACGGGAACAGTCAAGTGGTTCAACGCGGAAAAGGGCTTCGGCTTCATCGCGCCTGACGACGGCTCCGCGGACGTCTTCGTCCACTACTCCGAAATCCAGGGGTCGGGTTTCCGCACCCTGGAGGAGAACCAGCAGGTCGAGTTCGAGATCGGTGAGGGGGCCAAGGGCCCGCAGGCCCAGGACGTGCGGGCGCTGTAAAAGCTCTAAAGGCCGTCCGGCGCAGTGCAACCCCTCTACCGGAGGGGTTTTCGCGGTTCTAGGCGGCGGACACGCCGCGGCGCACGTCGTTCCAGTCGAAGAGCCAGCCCTGCAGCTTCTGGATGAGCAGCCCGACGAGCGAGCCGAGGGCAACGCCCACGATCATGGCCAACAGTGGGTAGTCGGCGAAGAGGGAGCCGCCGAGGTAACCGACGCCGACGCTGAGGAACGCCCAGATGACGACGCCGATGGTGTCGTAGATGATAAACGCCACCCAGCTGTAGCCGACCGAGCTGAGCACGATGGTGGCCACCCACCGCGCCCAGGGCAGGAAACGGGCGACGATGATCGTCGCGCCCGCGCCGCGGTTCATGTTGCGTTTGACCCACGCGATCGACTGGCCGGCTTTGGAGTTGGGGTCGAGGCGGTCAACCACCGTGATCAGGCGTTTGCCCAGGCGGAAGCAGATGTTGTCGCCGATGACGGCGCCGGCGATGGCGGCGAAGATCACCCAGCCCGGGTGGGGGACGCCGCGGGAGACGGAGAACGCTCCCGCGAGGTTGAGCACGGTTTCCGAGGGCACTACGGGCGCGAGCGCGTCCGCGATGATCAACAGGCTGACCAGCGGATAGAAGATCGGCATCTGCATGAGGTTTTCAAGGAAACCGATCAAAGAATCGATCACAGGGGAGTGCTCCTTCCTGGCCGTGCCACGCCGTCCTGATTCTACCGGGGGCTCGCCCGGGGATTTTATTTCCTTGAGTCACCGTCTGCGTGATACTTCTCTGATAGAAAAAGGGGAGTTTCGGACATGTGCGCGGAGTGCGGTGGCATAGCCCTGCGGGGCCACCTTTATGGTGGGTGCGAGCAAGCGCCCTTAATATAAGGCGCAGATCGAGAAGAAAGAAGAGGTGTCACCCAGCGTGGCAGACAACGGCACAACCCTCGTCATCGTGGAGTCGGCGACGAAGGCGAAAAAGATCCAGAAGTACCTGGGCGACGACTACATCGTTGAGGCGTCGGTCGGGCATATTCGAGATCTTCCGGGCCGCGCCGCGGACATCCCGGCGAAGTATAAGAAGGAGCCGTGGGCCAAGCTGGGCGTCAACCCCGAGGAGGGCTTCGCGCCGATTTACGTGGTC
This is a stretch of genomic DNA from Corynebacterium auris. It encodes these proteins:
- a CDS encoding DUF4244 domain-containing protein — protein: MSRFTSPITSLFSHLSAHVTVRLATVTNDRGMSTIEYAFGSLAAAALAGVLYMVVNGNGVVSAIEGVITDALSNTPG
- a CDS encoding Rv3654c family TadE-like protein; this translates as MRRAHANDEGYATVMSVGIIAAVVSLMLVVVGAGAQVASSHRARNAADLAAVAGATAFYEGADACGAAAMTAELNGARVDSCELREPDVLVEVSVGRSRAQARAGPL
- a CDS encoding DEAD/DEAH box helicase — protein: MSNQDQSFGTEIVDTLRRRLPSSRITHVEHTVATPARWAEWPSWVDERLKRTLIDASITRPYIHQARTAQLAWEGRDVVVATGTSSGKSLGYQLPVLTTLAHEPTACALYLTPTKALGSDQLHAVSALAPAGTNPAPYDGDTPAEARPAIRDGSRFVFTNPDMLHSGILPNHARWARLLRHLRYVVVDECHVYRGVFGANVALTVRRLLRLAAAYGSTPTLIFASATAADPAGQASRLAGRPVVAVTEDGAPTGARTLALWEPGFIEGAEGENGAPVRRAATTEAASLLSALVQSGARTLAFVRSRRAAELVAMRAQEDLVAAGRADFAQRVASYRAGYLAEDRRRLERALDEGDLVGLATTNALELGIDVGGLDAVVMAGFPGTVASFRQQAGRAGRRGQASVAVMVARDEPMDTYLVNHPAALVGKPVENSVFNPSNPFILRGHIYCAAVERPLTAADVAAFGAEAVVAELAQGGYLRARGSRWFAVPQLDGELTPESAHASVSLRGGSGSEVMIVDVTDGRLLGTVDAARAMSQVHDGAVYIHQGEHFVIESLELDDYVALARPELPDYSTQARSTTSITVLGEASARVNPAPGLWVANLDVEVVDRVTGYVVRLADGSVSEHIPLDLPEQRLVTRAVAYTVDPLALDAMGISAAEIPGALHAAEHAAIGLLPLLATCDRWDIGGVSTALHQDTLLPTVFVYDGHPGGAGFADEGYRRFAEWIAATYEAVRSCACEAGCPSCVQSPKCGNGNQPLDKAAALKLLGGLCAMTASEAGPGVTGGPRAPGRASDQR
- the cspE gene encoding transcription antiterminator/RNA stability regulator CspE, with product MATGTVKWFNAEKGFGFIAPDDGSADVFVHYSEIQGSGFRTLEENQQVEFEIGEGAKGPQAQDVRAL
- a CDS encoding DedA family protein, giving the protein MIDSLIGFLENLMQMPIFYPLVSLLIIADALAPVVPSETVLNLAGAFSVSRGVPHPGWVIFAAIAGAVIGDNICFRLGKRLITVVDRLDPNSKAGQSIAWVKRNMNRGAGATIIVARFLPWARWVATIVLSSVGYSWVAFIIYDTIGVVIWAFLSVGVGYLGGSLFADYPLLAMIVGVALGSLVGLLIQKLQGWLFDWNDVRRGVSAA